CTTGAGGAACTGATAAGACATGTTTCATCAAGTACATTTAGTCAGGATTCTTAAACAAACACTCTTACATAAAGGCAACCAAAACTCCTTCTGCTCCTgctttttgttgaatttgtgTAATTATGAAACTTCTGAAAAATACAGCTCTTCAAAGCCGTAATGAGTGTTTCGGGCGTACAGTCACTGAAATTGTTCAGTTGTTGTCTAATCTATgtattttgaataaacaaatttgGTCGCTGAAATATTTACAATTAATTACCAGAGTGATGATTAATCTGAGGAACttgattttgaaagaaaaaaaaagaatttccctGAGACAGTTGTCCCCAGTTAATCAAATTAAGTACAGTTTATAGCTTTAAAAGATTAAAGTAAAAATCACTGCTTTTGATATAAGACTGGGGTTGAAAGCAGACGCAACCTTGACACCATCTAGTGTACGATAGCTTTAGATATCTGCCTGGTCCTTAAGAACAACCAATATTTTTACTTCAGGAATCAAAaattttaaacatgaaattatTTTAAGTAATTACTAAATCAATTAATATTACTTTATAAAGCAATCATGAATTAAGATTTAACTTCTAGAACCATAAATCCAGTGAAATAAAACTCAGAATCTGACACATTTTATTCAGTTCGATAGTGCACTATTTACAGAAAAAGGGGAATAtaataagactttttttaaaacacaaactaaaagattattttacattttatatctTAAATCAAGTATATTCCACCTTTGCACCAAAGAGGTAAGAGTTTGAGGAATGCCTTCATCTCCACAATAATGTCCCTTTTTAATAACCTGCACGGATCAATCACGTCTCATTACTATTTGCAGCTTTTCATGGTTACGTTTGAGCGCAGCACTTGATAGGAACCCCTGAGTTTGATCACAGCACTGCTGCTGATGCTTTTGAATAAAACAAGCTGCTGTGTTGTTCTTCAAGAGGAAAtgtcaaaaatgaacaaaccaaCCATTGCTAATCTTTGAGGGTTAAAGAATGCTCGAGGGTCATGAAGGAGCTCTGATGAGAACGACTGAAATTCAGAACGCAGGATCTAGAATGTGCACTTAAACACAGCACCAAGGTTCTACAGAGAGCCTTCTGGATCATTCCTCCAAGCTCCGGAAGGAGTTCTGCATAtcctccagcagctgagcaaagtCAGCTTTGATCTTCGCTTCACCGTCTTTGACAGGGTCCTGAAAAATATGTTGAGTTAACTAAACCCATCAATTATGttcaagcaaacaaaaagatgaCAAGAGAAAAGGCCAAGTACCTTGAACTTCATGGAGCTGATTTTGTACAGGATTTCTCCCATGTGTTCCCTGATCATAGCCCAGGTGATTTTGTTGTCACTCTGCGCTGTGGACTCCACGGCGTGGCTGGCCATGTCGTAGAATGCGATCATGTTCGAGAGGATGCCGACGGTTTTGTAGAAGGGGCAGAACCTGGCAGAATGACAAGAGGAAGACTAAACAATCGTCTGTTATGTAATAATCTTGTGATGGAAAACATTTGCAGACGCGTAAGCCCGTCCATGTCTCGTCCTTTCTTGTCTTTTTGTACCAAtataattaaatcaaatcattgATGTTGTATAACAGGTGTGTTGTCAAAATGCTGCCATAGTGATCGTTGAGTTGAGGTCACCTGTCATACGGAGTGTAACCATTCTGCTGCAGGAAGTCATCCTTAATGAGTTTAGCAACCTCTAGAGTAATTTTATCCGTTTCAGCAAGAGAAGCCTGCAGACAAAACCAGATGcagagatgtttgttttttcccatcatgcattaGCCACATTAGAGTGACGACACATCATATACAGTGGTTCCTCGTTATAACATGAGCCTTGCAGTTTTGTTGATTATTTTTAGCACAgttttgcatgcttttatttatacagtgcattctgattggctgtaacCAGTTGTCAATCATTCTCTATTCTTCCCTGCTGTGTCCCCTGTACAAAATGAATTCCGTttgccacatttacataaatctttgatggTAACCGTGTGACTCTGATGTAccattcttcattttttaaggaGGACTTTAAgggtttaaacaagagagaaaagtgtgaacgttttttttgtggtaaaagtGTTTAACATGTGTAGTGTTTTTACAGCCTTATAACATCTATAaggattgtaaaaaaataaagatcactactttgcagattttacCTATTGTGGGTTATTTTTGGAACGTTACTCCTGTGATAAACAAGCGACCACTGCATTTCAAACTAAAGATTTTACTATGTATTTTTTACTAGCAACAAGATTACATTTGAAAAGCCACCATTTAAAGTGAAAAcacgtttttacattttaaagaaatgttctaagtgatgtttttggacagtCGTTGGAAGTCTTTCATGATATAATAAATGCATTATTTAattgcagtttaaaaataaatctagtATCTTCTTGCATTTCCTGTGTCTTTTTCTAAAAGACTATTTCTGTTTTCATCATGACAGTTTCAGCCTCACGTACCTTGCCTACAAGCTGCACAATTTCAGCCaggtcttcctcctcctgaagAATCTCCTTGGCTTTGGTTCGGAGTGGGACAAACTCAGGGAAATGCTTGTCGTAGTATTCATCCAGAGCGCGAGTGTATTTGCTGTAGCTGATGAGCCAGTTCACAGAGGGGAAGTGCTTCCTCTGAGCCAACTTCTTGTCCAATCCCCAGAAAACCTACTGAAGCAAAATCAGAAAGGCTTgaggagaggaaaaaacaaccaaaaataaacacaggtTTGACTAAAATCCACTGCTCACCTGGACAATTCCCAACGTGGCTGAAGTCACAGGATCTGAGAAGTCTCCACCAGGAGGCGACACACTACCAAAAATAAACGGCATAGAAAGATTCAAAACTATTCCAGACAGAAAAATTGTGGAATCAGCAACAGAAACAACAGATATCAATAAAATGGTAACCAAGGAATAATAATAGTATAAAAACGAAATTTTAAGTGAGGTAAGTAAAGTGGATTCAGGCCGATAAATGCAAGGAGAATATTTGGATTTGttgaaatcatttatttattgatttgatttattgatttattcaaatcaaaaaatcaaaaaaatatagataaatagaaatattaataaaaaagtgCAAATTATTGATATTTGCCAAAATGATCAGACTTTATACAGGCAGGAGTTAGGTGCATAGGTGAAAGATTCCATGTAAAAGAATTCATATACAAATATGTCCAGTTCATATGGAGAGAAAATAGTCTTTTGTTGTGCGCAACTGTGTGCATTTGCAATTGTGTATTCACAAGTACACTCAAGTATCAAAAACATAAcgaatacaaaaaaatacaatttccgCACACTTGAAATTACAGCAGCTTAAAACAAACTATAAATTCAAAACAGCTCTTACGCatacacatctttaaaaagcaattgcctgatacacaaacacacacacaaaaccgcATTTACGCACAGATCAGATTTGAGACTCCTTTCACGTCTCCAGATTCGTGTGTAATTGGTGCTTTCAAATGCTGCTAGAATGCTGGGTCATCAGAGATTTCTGATCAGCTGCTCTGAACTTAGATTGAGATTTGGATTCCCCGAGCTCTGGTTCCCGGTCACGGCGATAGCAGGCAGCGCCAGGTTCATTTCGACACCCAGAGATTGGAGAGGGTTGATATTTATCAGCTCTGCTACACGCTCCGCCCTCTGGGTGTGGCAAAGGACCTGGCGTCATATCATCACACATCAATAGTTTTTCTGTGATGCTCTGGGTAGAAAGGTCTTCCTGTTATTAGAAGTCAGTtgaataaaagacattttttttgcagctgaCTTAGAAATGTTTCCCATTTCTTTggtaaaagacaaacatttaatgaacagcatgaaaaaaatataattttcaaatatgCAAAATATATTAGACCCATTACAACcagttagaaaaatattttaaactagTGGCAGTTCAGTGTTAagaaatgtaatattttctgcTGGATAGGACAAAACGGGAGAAGACAGAAGTTTGGAGGAACTCACGCTCCAACAATGCTGACACTGCCCTCCCGCTCAGGATTTCCCAGGCACTTCACGCGCCCGGCGCGCTCATAAAAGGAGGCCAGTCTGGCGCCCAAGTAAGCAGGATACCCGCTATCTGCAGAGTCCAACATTAACAACTGTTCACACAACTCCTCCTGTAGTagttttcatttgaataaatccGGTATTACTGATCAACTCACCAGCTGGCATTTCAGCCAGTCTTCCAGAGATTTCTCTCAGAGCTTCAGCCCATCGAGAGGTCGAGTCGGCCATCATGCTCACGTTGTAGCCCATGTCTCGGAAGTATTCAGACAGTGTGATCCCTGCAGAGAAAAGGTGATGGAATGAGTAATTCTTCAGGTTGAAAAGCTCAACATTTTATGAGAACTTTCAAGCTGCATTCGCCCAATATGCGATTCACGCATCAGGggtgtccagtttcaatgtgAAGTCGATGTACAGACGTGATCAGGGATCCTATGGTGCGTTTTGAGCGGTTGGTGCAGCGCGTCAGTCTGGCAGTCGTGatcagagttcaaatatctgaactttgctGAGGAAGATGTGTCGCACCAACCAAttagggactcggatttggccCATGACGTGTTTACGGCGTGAtcggtgggtggagtccaaaaccaagaTGGAGGATGATCGGATCATTCTGGTCCTGAtctttctgaaatgtttcttaTTTGAATtgatacaataataaaaagggcCTCTAATTTcattcttattttcattttttccatccTCCGGCTAAAGCGGGACAGCAAGTGGTCAAGTTGGGTCACAGGGAGACGGCATATCGCTGAAAGTGGCCGTCAGTCAGACTCAGCTCCAGCAGTAGATGACTGAACCTCAACGTACcgggagaatctctgaatgatctcatgaacccaaacATGGAGACTTGTTTACCGATTCTTTTGTTGAGctctttaaaatgaataaacctgatctctcatcatcatccatgcattgtaaatgagataaacagtcaATGCTCTCATTTAGCAATGAGGCTAAAACCTTTGACCACTTTTTTTTGGTCCAGCGACGAGAAGCGAGTTTGATGCACATCGAAAGAGAGGCAGAGGACACAAATTTGCCACATGAATCGTGTTCGATGTGAACACAGCATAAGGGTCTCGGTTCATTTAAGCATAACAGGAATTCAGCAGCAGCTAAATCAAACGATATGACTGCTCTCAGTGTGAACGGTACCTGTATAAATGGAAGCCTCTCTTGCAGCCACAGGCATGTTGGATGTGTTTGCAACCAGGGCCGTTCTCTTCATAATGCTCTCCACTTTGCCATCAACTTCCATTGtaagctgttggacaggagcACAAACAAagattcataaaacaaaaacaaaagtctgtAGTTATGTAATTATAATTGACAAGAAAAAACTACATCAAACATTTTTGCAACACAATTAAACCTGAAACAGACTTCTAACTAATTCAAAGAGACATTTAAGGAGAAACTGTGAAGCTAAATGCTTTGTATTGTTTGTCCCTACCTCAGGGAAATCCCGCAGAACTTCAGACATCTCGTTGCCACGTTCTCCACAACCAACATAGATAATGACATCACTGTTGGAATACTTCGACAGTGACTGTGAGATCACAGTTTTTCCACACCCGAAGGCTCCAGGTATCGCAGTGGTGCCCCCTTGAACACATCTGTGGTCAAACGGCAACTTTAGCACGCAGCACAAGCAAACGTTTAGCTCCTGTAATGCAGTGCTTCTAAAATAGTGGGGCTGGGGGGTTGGTGGTGGGAACTactggcggttttaggcacaggccTGGGGCGCATATTTAACGGAGGGCGGTGCTacgtgcttggaaaaaaatctgcgccactattggtttcctattatctgttatattggagtttgtaacagcctgaaacctgtgaactgGCGTCCCTGCACCTGCTCCTGAgaaggaaaggggaggggtagcgGGCTCAGGCTGCCAGGTGGAACGGCGCACGGAGCACAGCCTCTAttgcgcaacacctggatcatcgcgtgcctttagatgactcagctcatgctaataatgtcattctttatgaactattatagacattttgatgttgtgtctttattttccataaatgtgttctttgtctgcctgtcgtttagttggtgtcgctatttgacataaagacagcaggtaatgcaataaaacagctgcactttatgatatcagaaataaacaatacatcatttagaaaaaaaagttttttttacctatttctgcagaccaaaaacattaaatatattggtgctgctgtgttaatgtttcagattaatttacatttaatattatctattgactaaattattttttctcatcaaatggttcagttagtcaaaatgtttctagtttaaataaggactgacagattttttatttcaggcactttaagatacttttctgttttagactaaaacagggtttctgtggctaaataaagttaatacagtaaacccttgtttttcgcgggggttacgttccagaaagagCCCGTGATAGACAAaaaccgtgaagtagaaacctctatttttatttttacaattatgATACAAAttaatactctattatacattgaaaagaaagaacaaaccattttataggctcaaacatttgtttcacaaatcaaagtactttagaaacgttttttaacaaataacttctgttctgtactgtcaaataataattttaatcatcaatgtgaacagaaggcttcaaatcgcggagattagccccgcccactgcgACCCGCGTAATTGGATTAATATAGAatgatgattatgaaaaaatacaaagtacagtcacacaaatagtgactcaggtgtatttatCTGCTCTaagttcagactgagccgctgcatcctgactccgctctgcagatttttcttcatttaaagcccgcggtgcagctgcaggtgtgtttgttcgggagaagaacatagtgatcggcagttggtgtcgctcttttttcttcttcgcaaaaacatccttatacaccgacatgccaacaTCAAAAGAATTTGCAAGcacataatgtaaatttggcaagctgttttacgtacgtgtacatattaaactgcaacgttattgacgcacaggtagagaagaagctgagtgactttttagccaatcagaatgcagaacacaatgcacgctgcaaatccgtgaagtagcgaaaccgtgaaaagtaaaccgtgttatagcgagggatcactgtatttgttaaaagtggatttatatagtttttttttcttttgttaatgttaaaagatacaattttaggtacacttacacaatttttacaGATACCGATCTTGTTTATAGTCACTGCGGCGAGTGTGTGTGATGGTGgggagacattttctttttcataggAGGGGCCTTGcgaaaaataattgagaagcactgctgtaATGGCACAAATATGCCCTAGCTTTCTTTCCcagctatttttaaaaactgaaaaaaaggcaTCACTCCGCCTTTAGAGGAACACTCACGGGAAGAGCGCATCCAGGACCCTCTGCCCAGTCAACAGAGGATGATTGGAAGGCAGCTTTTCCGTTACTGGGCGCACTTGTCGTACTGGCCACACTTGCACCATGGTGAACTTCTCCTTTATGCCCTCAAATTCAAGCTCCAAAACTACATCCTTTGtggaaaaaagttgaaaagttgCCACGTTTGATCAAACCCAGGAGAGTTGTGCAGTAAGTACAGCACTCACAGAAAGATCGTAGTTCCCAGGTGGAGCCAAGTACGTGACTGTGCCTCGGTTGCGGGGAGGCAGCATCAGCTTGTGCTTGATCAAGGAGTTCTCAAATACAGACCCGTATATATCTCCACCTGTGATATGACTCCCAACCTGAGGAGAACAAAAAGATTCTCAGAAGAGTTAAGAGTTAGACTCCATCAATTCACCTCACACAGTTCTTACCCGCAGGTTCTGACCAGGAGAAAACTCCCATTTGAGGTCTCTGTTCAGAGCTCCGATGTTAACTCCTCTTGGAATGTAGATGCTTTGAGTGAGGTCATTGATGTCTTTGAGTGGGCGCTGGATCCCATCAAAGATGGATCCCATGATCCCTGGACCCAGCTCCACCGAGAGGGGTTTCCCTGTTCGGAGAACAGGGTCTCCGACAGACACACCAGCTGCGGCAAAAATGCTAAGGAGACTCCAAAGCAAACTTTTTCGCAAAACTGCATCCCATTTCCATGACCCACATCAAACTATAACAAATGTCTAACTTTAGAGGAAGATTATGGAAGTGGAAAGGATACAAGTCTCCTCGTAGACCTGGATGGTTGCCATGTCACCTTCTAAACGGATGATTTCCCCCACCAACTCACTGTGTCCCACCCGAACCAGCTCGTACATGGCAGCTCCAGCCATGGCAGTTGCTGTCACCACTGTTCCATGAGTGGATTAGGAAAAAATGAGAGTCTAAACCAATATTTTGACCTAAtcagatgaaaactgtgtttttgacattttcttgtggtacttttctaaaaatatataacatatgtagaaaaattaagcttaaaattgcctttctgaatatttttgtaattcAATACGTGATGAATCAGGCatagacaaaaaatgcagttggaaaaagcaaTAGCAAGGGAGTACGTGCTACAATCTGCAGattacaagctccctgctctgctctattctgacacatctacttgcagacaactagatccatttaCATCCTTGTTTTCcttatctgagctggcatccggCTCCGAACTGCACTAC
The DNA window shown above is from Oryzias latipes chromosome 14, ASM223467v1 and carries:
- the LOC101165416 gene encoding V-type proton ATPase catalytic subunit A, which encodes MDTSKLPKVQDEERESQFGFVHGVSGPVVTATAMAGAAMYELVRVGHSELVGEIIRLEGDMATIQVYEETSGVSVGDPVLRTGKPLSVELGPGIMGSIFDGIQRPLKDINDLTQSIYIPRGVNIGALNRDLKWEFSPGQNLRVGSHITGGDIYGSVFENSLIKHKLMLPPRNRGTVTYLAPPGNYDLSDVVLELEFEGIKEKFTMVQVWPVRQVRPVTEKLPSNHPLLTGQRVLDALFPCVQGGTTAIPGAFGCGKTVISQSLSKYSNSDVIIYVGCGERGNEMSEVLRDFPELTMEVDGKVESIMKRTALVANTSNMPVAAREASIYTGITLSEYFRDMGYNVSMMADSTSRWAEALREISGRLAEMPADSGYPAYLGARLASFYERAGRVKCLGNPEREGSVSIVGAVSPPGGDFSDPVTSATLGIVQVFWGLDKKLAQRKHFPSVNWLISYSKYTRALDEYYDKHFPEFVPLRTKAKEILQEEEDLAEIVQLVGKASLAETDKITLEVAKLIKDDFLQQNGYTPYDRFCPFYKTVGILSNMIAFYDMASHAVESTAQSDNKITWAMIREHMGEILYKISSMKFKDPVKDGEAKIKADFAQLLEDMQNSFRSLEE